tcttctcaccatcatgtcctacgaccgctacattgccatctgcaaacccctgcactacgggaccctcctgggcagcagagcttgtgtccacatggcagcagctgcctgggccactgggtttctcaatgctctgctgcacacggccaatacattttcactgccactgtgcaagggcaatgccctgcaccagttcttctgtgaaatcccccagatcctcaagctctcctgctcacagtcctactttagggaagctgggcttcttgtggttactatctgtttaggatttgggtgttttgtgttcattgtgctgtcctacgtgcagatcttcagggccgtgctgaggatcccctctgagcagggacggcacaaagcctttgccacgtgcctccctcacctggccgtggtctccctgttcctcagcactgccatgtttgcccacctgaagcccccctccatctcctccccatccctggacctggtggtgtctgttctatacgcattggtgcctccagcagtgaaccccctcatctacagcatgaggaaccaggagctcaaggagtCCATTAGGAAAGTGATTTCATGGGCGTTTGTCAATACTGACCATCTTTCCATCACTGTCCACAAAT
This genomic interval from Caloenas nicobarica isolate bCalNic1 chromosome 28, bCalNic1.hap1, whole genome shotgun sequence contains the following:
- the LOC135999518 gene encoding olfactory receptor 14C36-like, with product MSNSSSITQFLLLAFTDTRELQLLHFWLFLGIYLAALLGNGLVITTIACDQHLHTPMYFFLLNLALLDLGSISIIIPKSMANSLWDTRVISYAGCAAQVFCVFFLFGAEYFLLTIMSYDRYIAICKPLHYGTLLGSRACVHMAAAAWATGFLNALLHTANTFSLPLCKGNALHQFFCEIPQILKLSCSQSYFREAGLLVVTICLGFGCFVFIVLSYVQIFRAVLRIPSEQGRHKAFATCLPHLAVVSLFLSTAMFAHLKPPSISSPSLDLVVSVLYALVPPAVNPLIYSMRNQELKESIRKVISWAFVNTDHLSITVHK